AATGGTGGAGGCGGCGGGAATCGAACCCGCGTCCGAGAACGCTCCACTCAAGGCTTCTACAGGCTTATTTCGGAGTTAGGTTCTCGCCTCGGGGTTGGCCTCCGAACGGGCTCCCCTTGGCCAGCCTGGATGTGTCTCGCTGCGTGACGCTCCCGGCAAACGTCAACAGCCAGCCCGAAAAGGATGACGCTTCAGGCGGTTTATCGGGCGTCCACCGCATGAAACGTGACGGTCTCTGCCGTCAATGCAAAGGCTGTTTTCTAGGCAGCCATTGCGTAGGCGTAATTGTCGTTGGCAATTATCGCTGTGCCGCGTGTTTAACGAGGTCCCCACGGCACCTCGGCCTGCTACCCCGGCTTCAACCATCCCCGTCGAAACCATGGCGCCCCCTGTCAAAGAACTTCTTTAAGTATAATCATCTCGACGGGCATGGCAAGCCCGTTTTCAAGCCCTGGCCCTGATGGGCCCGCCAGCTCAGTCTTTCCGGGAGAAAAAAGCCCCAAGACTGCGGGAAAATTTCGTGAACATTGACGTCGAGGGGGCGTTGTCATCCTCGTCGAACCATTGAGGCGGCTCGATCTTCAGCCCCAGAAGCTTGCCCAGGGCAGGAATGATCTGGTTTTCCACCAAGCCTTTTTCCCGGCCGGTCAGATTGCGGAAAAAGAGGTCGACATCCATGAGGATCCAGTCTTCGGATCGCTCGTCTCCGAGCTCGGAGATGACGACGTTGAAGAAGGTCGGGCCCAGGTGGCGGGTGAGCAAAGCGTCTTTCAGGGATCCGACGATCTTGGCGAAATCTCGCCCCAGGGCCCTGTCGCCCTCGATGTCCATGAGGAAGCTCAGGGTCAGGTATCCATGACTGTCCACCCGGGTATCCGACGAGATCTTGATCAATCCCTCCCGGGGTGAGGCGTGGCCTTCGAGCCGAGCCTTGAATCCGGCGAATCCGATGCAGTGTTCGTCGAGTTTGAGCTGCCGAAGTTCGGCCTCGAGATCCAGAACGTTCTCAGTCATGGAGCGTCTCCTTGCTTGGGGGTGCAGAGGTCTACCAGCTTTGCCTTGATGCCATCCTTGTTCAGACCCCATTTGGCCCGGAGCCATTTCTGGGGGCCGTGCTCGACGAATTCGTCGGGTAGGCCGAGACGGCGGACGGTCAAGCCGGACATGAGGCCGTGGTCCGATAAAAATTCGAGGACGGCCGAACCGAACCCGCCGGCCAGGACGTTTTCTTCGACGACGAGGATGCGATTATGACTCGCGGCAATGGCTTTCAGGTCTTTCTCGGGGAGAGGCTTGACCCATCTGGCGTTCAGAAGGCCGATGTCGAGGTCGGTGTTCTCGGCCAGGTCCTTGACAGCATCCAGGGCCGGCTGAACGCAGCTGCCCAGGGCCACGACCATGGCGTCAGGCCCTTGTCGAAGGACGAGTCCCCGGCCAACGGGGATGGGCTCCGGATCCTCCGTCAGTGGGAGGCCCTGGCCGCACCCCCGAGGATACCTGATGGCCACCGGACAGGACATGGACAGGGCCGTGACCAACATGACCCGGAGTTCGGCCTCGTCGGCCGGGGCCATGATTTTTATGTTCGGGATATGCCGCAGATAGCTCAGGTCGAAGGCCCCGTGGTGCGTGGGTCCGTCCTCGCCAACCAGACCTCCTCGATCGAGGCAGAAGACCACGGGCAGATTCTGGGTACAGACGTCGTGAACGACCTGGTCGTAGGACCGCTGTAGAAAGGTCGAATAGATGGAGACCACGGGCTTGAAGCCTTCACGGGCCAGGCCGGCAGCAAAGGTCACGGCGTGCTGCTCGCAGATGCCGACGTCGAAGAATCGGGACGGATAGCGGCGGGCAAATTCGGACAGTCCAGTCCCCTCGGGCATGGCCGCGGTGATGGCCGTGATCCGGTCGTTTCTTTCGGCCAGGGCGCAGAGCGTGGACCCGAAGACCTCGGTGTATGACAGGCTCTCGCCGGGGGAGAATTTGGCGGCTGTACCGGTCTCCGGTTCAAAGCAGCCGACACCGTGATAATAGGTCGGGTTCATTTCGGCCGGTTCGTAGCCCTTGCCCTTCTTGGTCAGAACGTGGACCAGAACGGGGCCTTCGAGTTCTCGGGCCCTTTCCAGAACCCTGATCATATCCTTGATGTCGTGGCCGTCAATGGGTCCGAGGTAGGTGAATTTGAAGGCCTCGAAGAGCATGCCCGGGGTGAAGAAGCTTTTGAGTGAGTCTTCGCCCTTTTGGACGTATTCGGCCAAGTCGTCCCCGATCTTGGGAATCTGGCGCATGAAGTTCTCGGTCTCCTTCTTGAGCCGGACCACCCAGCGGTTCGTCAGGTGGCGGCTGAGAAAGGAGGACAGTGCCCCGACGTTTTTGGAGATGGACATTTCGTTGTCGTTTAAGACCACCAGGAGATCCTTTCCCAGGTCTCCGGCCTGATTGAGGCCTTCGTAGGCCAGGCCGGCGGTCATGGATCCGTCGCCGATGACGGCGACCACTGAGTGGGTCTGGAAGAGCTGGTCCCGGGCCACGGCCATGCCTAGGGCCGCGGAGATGGACGTGCTCGAATGGCCGACTCCGAAATGATCGAAGGGGCTTTCGCAGATCTTGGGAAATCCGCTGATGCCTCCGGCTTGGCGGAGGGTGTGGAACCGGTCGGCCCGGCCAGTGAGGAGTTTGTACGAATAGGCCTGATGGCCGACGTCCCAGATGATTCGGTCCTGGCCGGGATCGAAGACCTTGAGCAGGGCCAGGGTCAGTTCGACGGTGCCCAGGGATGGGGCCAGATGGCCCCCGGTGGCCGACACGGTGCGGATGATTGTTTCCCGGAGAATCGGGGCAAGATCGGTCAATTCACTCAGCGTGAAGTCGTTCAGCATTTGCGGCCGGGTGATGGCGGTCAGGGTCGGTTGGATGCCGCCTTTGGGTCCGGTCGGGGAGTCTGGGTGGAGTTTTGTTGTCATGGGCACAGGATCAGGAAGCTCGTTGGAGAATATATTTGGCCAGTCGGGACAGGAAATCAACCTCGGGCAGGGTGGGCAGACCTTCCAGACAGTCCAGGGCTTCCCGAACGGCATCGGCGGCCAGCCTTCTGCTCTCATCCAGACCGATCAGAGAGGGATAGGTGGTCTTGCCCCTTGCCTGGTCGCTGCCCACGGGCTTGCCGAGGCTGTTCTGGTCTCCGATCACGTCCAGGATGTCATCGGTGATCTGGAAGGCCAAGCCCAGGGCCTCACCGTATCCGTCGGCCCGGCTGGTCATGTCCTTGGGGGCTCCAGCCAATA
The Deltaproteobacteria bacterium genome window above contains:
- the dxs gene encoding 1-deoxy-D-xylulose-5-phosphate synthase is translated as MTTKLHPDSPTGPKGGIQPTLTAITRPQMLNDFTLSELTDLAPILRETIIRTVSATGGHLAPSLGTVELTLALLKVFDPGQDRIIWDVGHQAYSYKLLTGRADRFHTLRQAGGISGFPKICESPFDHFGVGHSSTSISAALGMAVARDQLFQTHSVVAVIGDGSMTAGLAYEGLNQAGDLGKDLLVVLNDNEMSISKNVGALSSFLSRHLTNRWVVRLKKETENFMRQIPKIGDDLAEYVQKGEDSLKSFFTPGMLFEAFKFTYLGPIDGHDIKDMIRVLERARELEGPVLVHVLTKKGKGYEPAEMNPTYYHGVGCFEPETGTAAKFSPGESLSYTEVFGSTLCALAERNDRITAITAAMPEGTGLSEFARRYPSRFFDVGICEQHAVTFAAGLAREGFKPVVSIYSTFLQRSYDQVVHDVCTQNLPVVFCLDRGGLVGEDGPTHHGAFDLSYLRHIPNIKIMAPADEAELRVMLVTALSMSCPVAIRYPRGCGQGLPLTEDPEPIPVGRGLVLRQGPDAMVVALGSCVQPALDAVKDLAENTDLDIGLLNARWVKPLPEKDLKAIAASHNRILVVEENVLAGGFGSAVLEFLSDHGLMSGLTVRRLGLPDEFVEHGPQKWLRAKWGLNKDGIKAKLVDLCTPKQGDAP